CTATGAAGTTCTCATAGAGCAGCATGATGAAGATGAGGTCCTGGCCATTGTCAAGGAGATCACAAAAAAGAAGCAAAGAGAAAATGAACTCATAGAGTATTATGACCTGCTTCAGAATATCTATGAAGGCACAGCCACTACTACTGGTACGGATTATCTCGACCAGCTTACTCATCAGCTATCTAAGGCATTAAAAGCTGACTATACGGCTATCTGCCTAATTGATACCAGAAAGGACCTGCTTGAAACCGTATCCATCAATTTTGCTGGCAGCAAGGTTGATAATGTGGTTTGGGATTTGGAAGATTCTCCCTTCGAGCAGGTTTTGGAACATTCTTATTTGGAGATCAAGCAAGGATTCAAAAATAAATTCCCAGAGTTCGAATTGAACAAGGGACATATTTTTAACGGCTTCATCGGTGTACCGCTTTATTACAATCATATGTTTGGTGAGCCGATTGGATTTATGTTCGCCCTGTATGAGCAAGCTCTGGTACTTGGTAAACACAATGAAAAGATTCTTCAGATTTTCTCAGCACGAGCTGCTGCAGAGCTCGAAAGAGTAGAAGGCCAGAAGAAATTAGAGTATAGTGAAAATAGATTCAAGGCACTCTATAACAATACGCCGGCATTTTTCAGTTCTACTAACAAAGTAGGAGTTGTGATTGAAGTAGGAGACTATTTTCTGGAGAAAACCGGATATATCCGGCGCGAAGTGATTGGCAGAAAGGCCATTGAGTTTTTGACTCCACAGTCTCAAAAGGTTGGTCTCAAGATACTTCCAAAGTTTATAAAGAGGGGATATTGCAAAGATGTCGCCTTGGAGTTTGTGAAGAAGAATGGACAGATCATGGAGATGATGATGTCTGCCACTACTATTCGTGACGATCGAGGAAGGTTTGTCAAAAACATCATGAATCTCAACGATGTGACTCATCTGCGAAGGGTGGAAAGAGAACTTCGGAAAAGTGAGGAGCGAGTCATTCATGCTGCCAACCGATACCAGTCCTTATTTGATAACTCACCAGTTGGGATCATCATACATACAGACGGCATCATCAAACATGTCAATGCGGAAACCATTCGCCTGGCCAGAGGTAATAGCATTTATGATTTCATTGGCAAAAAAGCTTTAAGTTTTGTACATCCAGAGTCCAAAGCTGTGGCTCAAGAACGGATTGACAAGATCTACCAAACCAAAAGCCCACATCGTAACGAGCAAAAGTTTTTGTGTGTGGACGGTTCTGTAATCGAGGTGGAGGCCATGGGTACTCTGATTGATTATGAGGGGAAACCGTCTGTGCAAATTGCCTTTTATGATATTTCGGATAGGAAGAATGCTGAAAGGAGGATTCTCGAAAGGGATAAAGAGTTAGAAAGGCTGAATGAAAGTTTGGCACGGCAGAACAATCAATTGGAAGAATTTGCACATATCGCCTCTCACAATCTGCGAGCTCCAATTACCAATATGCTTTCCCTGATCAAAATCAGGGAGGTAGACCCAAGTCTAGCGACTCAGGAATTTGTGTGGGACAATCTGGGTAAAACCGTGAGAAATCTGGATGAAACGATCATAGAATTAAACGATGTAGTCAAGACTTCCTGGGAACTGGATAAACAGAGGAAAGAATTGCATTTTCAAGAGGTTCTTGAGCGAATTCTTAATAATATTGTCGACCAAATCGCAAAGGCCAATGCGGAGTTTGTAATTGACTTTACTTTGTCTGCGATCTTTTACCCAAAGATATATCTGGAGAGTATTCTGCAGAATTTGGTGACCAATGCCATCAAGTATCGTGATCCAAAAAGAAATGCTGTGATTAAGATAAACACTTGGGAAAAGAATGGACGAGGTTATCTTTCAATCGAGGATAATGGGCTTGGGATTGATTTGGATATGCATGGTTCTAAACTATTTGGGTTGAGAAGGACATTTCATGCTAATTCTGATGCGAGGGGTGTTGGATTGTTTATTACTAAAGCTCAAATCGAATCCTTGGGAGGTGGTATTAAAGTGGAAAGTCAAGTAGGGAAGGGGACTAAGTTTATTATTGATTTTGGGACATTAAGTTGATAAGTACAGACCATTAATTTATATTAGAATCACATTATGGGTAAATTAAAGAAGGTAGCAGTAATAGATGATGATCAGGTATTTCAATTGATTATCAAGAAGCAGATCGAAATGAACAATTTCGAGTGTGAGATTCTTAGCTTTTTCAATGGTCAGGAGGCTTTTGATTTTTTTCAACAGAATGTTGGGAATGAAGAAGCACTGCCAGAGTTAGTGATGTTGGATGTGAATATGCCCGTGAAGAACGGATGGGATTTCTTGCAGGATTATCAAACCCTGCCTTCAGAAATGCGATCTAAAATCAAGCTTTACATGGTTACTTCCTCAGTAATCCAGTCTGATATTGATAAGGCAAACGACAATGAAAATATTATTTCTTTTGTCAGTAAGCCTATCACTAATGAGAAGTTAGCAGAGATATTTGTTTAACTCTCTTCGTGAAAGTACAGGGTGTAATAGTTTAGCTTCTTTTCAGGATCAAAGCCTTTGATGATCTTTTCACGATTGCCATGTACATAAACGTGAAAATTCTTGTCAAGCTTGATGACTGAGCGAATGAATCTTTTTGTGTTTTTGATGGCAGGCTTGGAGATGTCGAATTGATCAGCATCCATGTCTGGATTTTCTTCTACTTTTCTTTCCTGAAAATTCTCAAAACGATCGATTAGCTCGGGGCTTTGGAGCACTTTTTCCTCAAAATCCTGTTGATTGAAGAAGTTGTTTTCCTTTAGGTAGTCGATAGATTCATTTACAAAGGATAGCTTATCTGGCTTTTCCTGAGGTTCAAAAGCCTCTTGCGCAAATTCCTGGATGTTGTTGATTAGGTTTTGAGTGTGAAAGTATTCGTCTCTGATTTTCTCAAGCCCCAAGAAGTCGTTTTGCCAATATTGGGCACTGCTCTTTTTGTTGGTGATGTCAACCATTAGCACTCTATAGCCGCTTTCCTTTTCGGTATTAAAAATCAATACTCCTTTGTCCAGTTTGTTGATGCTGATTCCTTCATCCGAAATAATGTTGAAATCATTGCCCTGGCCCATGATTTTGATATAGGTCTCTTTATTTTCAACCTTGAACATGCCGATGACATCAGTCACTTCATCATCAATTACACAATCCTCAAAGTGACAAACCAAAAAGTCACCCTCTTTGATGTTTTGATGCTGTGATTGTGCAGATAGAAAAGATGCCAGCCTGATAGAATGGTCATAGAGTCTTTCTGGATTGTCGAAAATCTCCCCGACTAATCGATATACTTCATTCTCTTCTTCCTCTTTTTCAGTTAGGAATTGATAGCGCTCCTCTTCTTTGAACGATTTGAAGAAATATTTTACTAATAGTTGATTCAAATCATCATCTAGGGAGTCTATGCTCCCTGTAGATGTAATTAAACCTTCATCGGCAATTTTGTGAATGACCAGTTGGCTGAGTTGTACTTCAGAAGAAATGACCATAATTCGTAATTAATTTTCACGAAGATAGCCGAAAGATTATTTTCTGTATTCTCCAGTTCGAATGTTTTCCATCCACTGACCATTTTCAAGATACCAATCTACTGTTTTGGCCAGACCTTCTTCGAATTGAACAGATGGTTTCCAGTCTAATTCTTTGGAGATTTTGGTAGAATCAATGGCATATCTCATATCATGCCCAGCCCTGTCTTTTACAAAGGTGATGAGCTTCTCAGAGTGTCCTTTTTCTCTGCCTAGTTTCTCATCCATCACTTTGCAAAGTGTTTTTACCAGATCAATATTCTTCCACTCATTGAAGCCGCCTATATTGTAGGTGTCGCCTCTTTTTCCCTTGTGAAAAATTGCGTCAATAGCTGTCACATGGTCGTGAACAAAAAGCCAATCTCGCACGTTGACCCCCTCTCCGTATATTGGAAGCGGCTTCTCATCTAGAATGTTTTGAATACATACCGGGATTAGCTTCTCTGGAAATTGATTAGGGCCGTAATTGTTGGAGCAGTTAGATACTACTATCGGCAATTTGTAGGTATTGGCATAGGCTCTAACGAAGTGGTCTGAGCTTGCTTTAGATGCTGAATAGGGCGACTGAGGATCGTAAGATGTGGTTTCCAGAAAGAATTCGCCGTCTTTTAAAGATCCATATACTTCATCAGTGGATACATGATAGAATAGATGAGCATCTAAATCATCTGCCCAATATGATTTGGCCGCATTTAATAAATTCACGGTCCCTATTACATTTGTGTTTACAAATGCCAGAGGATCCTCAATAGATCTATCTACATGAGATTCTGCTGCAAGGTGAATTACGTCTGTGATTTGCTTATCCTTGAATAATGCATCAATAAATGTGGCATCACAAATATCACCTTGTATGAACTCATAATTGCTGTTAACAATATCTGAGATATTCTCTTTATTGCCTGCG
This is a stretch of genomic DNA from Reichenbachiella ulvae. It encodes these proteins:
- a CDS encoding PAS domain-containing sensor histidine kinase yields the protein MRIARDGEVLEFHFHENGDPALIALDFGEKKLSEHFFLEEMMEAVEVCLETGESQSAYFTLTHLGSRKHYEVLIEQHDEDEVLAIVKEITKKKQRENELIEYYDLLQNIYEGTATTTGTDYLDQLTHQLSKALKADYTAICLIDTRKDLLETVSINFAGSKVDNVVWDLEDSPFEQVLEHSYLEIKQGFKNKFPEFELNKGHIFNGFIGVPLYYNHMFGEPIGFMFALYEQALVLGKHNEKILQIFSARAAAELERVEGQKKLEYSENRFKALYNNTPAFFSSTNKVGVVIEVGDYFLEKTGYIRREVIGRKAIEFLTPQSQKVGLKILPKFIKRGYCKDVALEFVKKNGQIMEMMMSATTIRDDRGRFVKNIMNLNDVTHLRRVERELRKSEERVIHAANRYQSLFDNSPVGIIIHTDGIIKHVNAETIRLARGNSIYDFIGKKALSFVHPESKAVAQERIDKIYQTKSPHRNEQKFLCVDGSVIEVEAMGTLIDYEGKPSVQIAFYDISDRKNAERRILERDKELERLNESLARQNNQLEEFAHIASHNLRAPITNMLSLIKIREVDPSLATQEFVWDNLGKTVRNLDETIIELNDVVKTSWELDKQRKELHFQEVLERILNNIVDQIAKANAEFVIDFTLSAIFYPKIYLESILQNLVTNAIKYRDPKRNAVIKINTWEKNGRGYLSIEDNGLGIDLDMHGSKLFGLRRTFHANSDARGVGLFITKAQIESLGGGIKVESQVGKGTKFIIDFGTLS
- a CDS encoding response regulator — its product is MGKLKKVAVIDDDQVFQLIIKKQIEMNNFECEILSFFNGQEAFDFFQQNVGNEEALPELVMLDVNMPVKNGWDFLQDYQTLPSEMRSKIKLYMVTSSVIQSDIDKANDNENIISFVSKPITNEKLAEIFV
- a CDS encoding nucleoid-associated protein produces the protein MVISSEVQLSQLVIHKIADEGLITSTGSIDSLDDDLNQLLVKYFFKSFKEEERYQFLTEKEEEENEVYRLVGEIFDNPERLYDHSIRLASFLSAQSQHQNIKEGDFLVCHFEDCVIDDEVTDVIGMFKVENKETYIKIMGQGNDFNIISDEGISINKLDKGVLIFNTEKESGYRVLMVDITNKKSSAQYWQNDFLGLEKIRDEYFHTQNLINNIQEFAQEAFEPQEKPDKLSFVNESIDYLKENNFFNQQDFEEKVLQSPELIDRFENFQERKVEENPDMDADQFDISKPAIKNTKRFIRSVIKLDKNFHVYVHGNREKIIKGFDPEKKLNYYTLYFHEES
- the rfbB gene encoding dTDP-glucose 4,6-dehydratase — its product is MKKSILITGGAGFIGSHVVRYFSNQYTDYQIINLDKLTYAGNKENISDIVNSNYEFIQGDICDATFIDALFKDKQITDVIHLAAESHVDRSIEDPLAFVNTNVIGTVNLLNAAKSYWADDLDAHLFYHVSTDEVYGSLKDGEFFLETTSYDPQSPYSASKASSDHFVRAYANTYKLPIVVSNCSNNYGPNQFPEKLIPVCIQNILDEKPLPIYGEGVNVRDWLFVHDHVTAIDAIFHKGKRGDTYNIGGFNEWKNIDLVKTLCKVMDEKLGREKGHSEKLITFVKDRAGHDMRYAIDSTKISKELDWKPSVQFEEGLAKTVDWYLENGQWMENIRTGEYRK